One Coccinella septempunctata chromosome 1, icCocSept1.1, whole genome shotgun sequence DNA window includes the following coding sequences:
- the LOC123307216 gene encoding uncharacterized protein LOC123307216 isoform X1: MIASLTKSTMKQYSACFKKYWNFCLSKGQDPFVYKLQTYLEFLSEHLNQGNSFSVINSYRSALNLIFGPLETGDQKIITRFLKGVANVHPPRPKYSFTWNPDPVLEHLESLYPLENLTIELLVKKLVTLMALTSASRVQTLSVIKLENINIKPDKIEIKIPERIKTTAPGRYQPLLIFPFFNNNPKLCVASTIVAYINQTQLCRKDVKNLILTLRKPIHAASSQTISRWIKKTLYDAGIDTSVYSAHSIRHASTSAAFRAGVNIEQIRNTAGWTPTSKTFFKFYNRPLKEPNDNFARAIMNLGK; the protein is encoded by the coding sequence ATGATCGCATCTTTAACAAAAAGCACTATGAAGCAGTATTCAGCATGTTTCAAAAAGTATTGGAATTTTTGCCTAAGTAAAGGACAAGATCCATTTGTGTATAAATTACAAACTTActtagaatttttatcagaacaCTTAAACCAAGGAAATTCCTTTTCGGTAATCAATTCATATAGATCAGCGTTAAATTTAATATTTGGTCCTTTAGAAACCGGTGATCAGAAAATAATAACAAGATTTTTGAAAGGCGTTGCCAATGTTCACCCACCAAGACCTAAATATTCTTTCACGTGGAACCCTGATCCGGTCCTGGAACACTTAGAATCATTATACCCTTTAGAAAATCTAACTATAGAATTGCTAGTAAAGAAACTTGTCACACTTATGGCTCTGACTTCAGCTAGTAGGGTACAAACACTCTCAGTAATAAAACTTGAGAACATCAATATTAAGCCAGACAAAATTGAGATAAAAATTCCGGAAAGAATAAAAACGACTGCCCCAGGTAGATATCAACCATTgttgatttttccattttttaacaATAATCCGAAACTGTGTGTAGCCTCCACTATTGTAGCATATATAAATCAAACACAGTTGTGTCGCAAAGATGTGAAGAATCTCATATTGACCTTAAGAAAACCTATTCACGCTGCATCTTCACAGACCATAAGTCGCTGGATCAAAAAGACCTTGTATGATGCAGGAATAGATACATCAGTCTACTCTGCCCATAGTATAAGGCATGCATCCACATCAGCCGCTTTTAGGGCTGGTgtaaatatcgaacaaattcGAAATACGGCAGGTTGGACACCgacttcaaaaacttttttcaaattttacaatagACCCTTGAAAGAACCTAACGATAATTTTGCCAGGGCAATTATGAACCTgggcaaataa
- the LOC123307216 gene encoding uncharacterized protein LOC123307216 isoform X2 produces MANLQQQQAHGLSALGTLLQNMLPNLEQSENVKILADACQLFSNVHHDISAHRKYKIIPHLSYDCKKVARSMEMDEFLFNKTFAEAVKTEQSLKKASAVFKNKKSWQQPYSQPGPSGSQTPKNYLNEQRPIYKGRKKERGEKKEKNSLDHRPRYRNTAKKFYKRY; encoded by the coding sequence ATGGCCAACTTACAACAGCAGCAGGCTCACGGCCTATCAGCCTTAGGCACCCTACTACAAAACATGCTTCCTAACTTAGAACAATCGGAAAATGTCAAGATTTTAGCAGACGCTTGTCAATTGTTTAGCAACGTTCATCATGACATATCGGCTCaccgaaaatataaaataattcccCATTTGAGTTACGATTGTAAAAAGGTCGCGAGAAGTATGGAGATGGATGAATTCCTTTTCAACAAAACTTTCGCAGAGGCGGTTAAAACGGAGCAGTCTTTAAAGAAGGCCAGTGCTGTCTTCAAAAATAagaaatcttggcaacagccgTATTCACAACCTGGACCTTCAGGTTCACAGACTCCCAAGAATTATTTAAACGAACAGCGTCCAATTTACAAGGGACGCAAAAAGGAGAGGGGGGAGAAAAAGGAGAAGAATTCGTTAGATCACCGCCCCAGATACAGGAACACAGCCAAGAAATTTTACAAACGATATTAA